A window of Prolixibacter sp. SD074 contains these coding sequences:
- the gldL gene encoding gliding motility protein GldL, which yields MGLTDFTHSRRWKGFMNYVYSIGASIVLLGALFKLQHWPGGPIMLTIGMSTEALIFFLSAFESSNEPPDWTKVYPQLKEDFAHLDADALFEESMNRKPKSTFDMDTFLESTEISPELLNKLQKGLTDLSNTAQSFADISSATMATDVYVKNLNAASESMDIFAEVNTRAGESVDSTVNKVVHSGEKLAESYHEFVNTIQRDFKALNNHSGNYTEELERINSNLSSLNASYEAQLEGARKQAETASSVHQDFARMNELISSSVKEAKKYQSQTEELNKNLEALNSVYGNMLGAMNIKK from the coding sequence ATGGGATTGACCGATTTTACACATTCCAGACGATGGAAGGGCTTCATGAATTATGTATACAGTATTGGAGCGTCCATCGTACTTTTGGGTGCATTGTTTAAACTTCAGCACTGGCCCGGGGGCCCGATTATGCTGACGATTGGAATGTCGACTGAAGCTTTGATATTCTTCCTATCCGCTTTTGAATCTTCGAACGAACCGCCGGATTGGACAAAAGTGTATCCGCAATTAAAAGAAGATTTTGCCCATCTCGATGCAGACGCACTTTTCGAAGAATCGATGAACAGGAAGCCGAAAAGTACATTCGATATGGATACATTCCTGGAGTCGACGGAAATATCGCCCGAATTACTGAATAAACTGCAAAAAGGACTTACTGATTTGAGCAACACGGCTCAAAGTTTTGCTGATATTTCCTCAGCCACTATGGCCACTGATGTTTATGTGAAGAACCTGAACGCTGCATCGGAGTCAATGGACATATTTGCAGAAGTGAATACCCGGGCAGGTGAGAGTGTTGACAGCACCGTTAACAAGGTGGTTCATTCAGGAGAGAAACTGGCTGAATCCTATCACGAGTTCGTCAATACTATTCAGCGCGATTTCAAGGCATTGAACAATCATTCAGGCAACTATACTGAAGAATTGGAGCGGATCAATTCGAATCTTTCATCATTGAATGCTTCATACGAAGCTCAGTTGGAAGGAGCTCGTAAACAAGCCGAAACTGCTTCTTCTGTGCACCAGGATTTTGCCCGGATGAATGAGTTAATATCCAGTTCGGTAAAGGAGGCTAAAAAATATCAGTCCCAGACAGAAGAGTTAAATAAAAATCTTGAAGCGCTCAATAGTGTATATGGAAATATGCTTGGAGCCATGAATATCAAGAAGTAA
- a CDS encoding SUMF1/EgtB/PvdO family nonheme iron enzyme — MRRLFFFGSVIAIVLSLSSCNRGGNGELVGVGKRGKYFEPVPFGMTMVPRGSFTLGPSDQDISHSTPPSRTVSVDAFWMDETEITNNEYRQFVYWVRDSIARRMLGDQFDEFLNTEDRDGNPIDPPTLNWDERIDWNDPDYREALSGLYYAPKDRLFGKKEIDTRKLNYKYFWVDLKQAAKRANAYDYKTQSYKGTVHDIDGKEVPIEGRSSFIMSDAVNVYPDTLIWIRDYTYSYNEPWATMYFWHPGFDDYPVVGVNWKQAKAFCIWRTRYKNAALAEQGEYAVQDYRLPSEAEWEYAARGGLENSMYPWGGYYTRTQEGCFLANFKPMRGNYIDDNGLTTVKVGTYDPNGYGLYDMAGNVAEWTITAYDEAEYNFINDFNPNYEYNALPSDPPAMKRKVIRGGSWKDISYFLQVGTRTYEYQDTAKSYIGFRCIRSSFGDEF, encoded by the coding sequence ATGAGACGATTATTCTTCTTTGGTAGTGTAATTGCCATCGTCCTGTCTCTGAGTAGTTGTAACCGCGGAGGAAACGGAGAACTTGTCGGAGTGGGTAAACGAGGTAAATATTTTGAGCCCGTTCCTTTTGGAATGACCATGGTCCCGAGGGGAAGCTTTACCCTGGGGCCGAGTGATCAGGATATCTCTCATTCAACACCACCTTCAAGAACTGTTTCGGTGGATGCATTCTGGATGGATGAAACGGAGATTACCAATAACGAATACCGACAGTTTGTGTACTGGGTCCGGGACTCCATTGCGCGTCGAATGCTGGGTGACCAATTTGACGAATTCCTGAATACAGAAGATAGAGACGGAAATCCAATCGATCCCCCAACATTGAACTGGGACGAACGTATTGATTGGAATGATCCGGATTACCGGGAAGCACTTTCGGGATTGTATTACGCTCCCAAAGATCGTTTGTTTGGAAAGAAAGAAATTGACACACGGAAACTTAATTACAAATATTTCTGGGTTGACCTGAAACAGGCTGCAAAGCGTGCTAATGCCTATGATTACAAAACCCAAAGTTATAAGGGAACCGTACATGATATTGATGGTAAAGAAGTCCCAATCGAAGGACGCTCCAGCTTTATCATGAGCGATGCGGTGAATGTTTACCCGGATACGCTGATATGGATCAGAGATTATACCTATTCATATAATGAACCCTGGGCAACTATGTATTTCTGGCATCCCGGTTTTGACGATTACCCTGTTGTAGGTGTCAACTGGAAACAGGCTAAAGCATTTTGTATTTGGCGAACCCGGTATAAAAATGCAGCACTTGCTGAACAGGGAGAATATGCTGTCCAGGATTATCGTTTGCCTTCGGAGGCTGAATGGGAATACGCGGCCCGTGGCGGCCTCGAAAATTCCATGTATCCGTGGGGAGGTTACTATACCCGTACACAGGAAGGTTGCTTTCTGGCTAATTTTAAGCCGATGCGGGGAAATTATATCGATGATAACGGTTTGACAACGGTTAAAGTCGGGACATACGATCCGAACGGTTACGGATTGTACGATATGGCGGGTAATGTCGCTGAATGGACCATTACCGCCTATGATGAAGCAGAGTATAACTTCATCAATGACTTTAACCCAAACTACGAATATAATGCTCTTCCGAGTGATCCGCCGGCGATGAAAAGAAAAGTGATTCGGGGTGGCTCGTGGAAGGATATTTCATATTTCCTGCAGGTAGGTACACGTACCTATGAGTATCAGGATACAGCGAAATCGTACATCGGGTTCCGTTGCATACGATCGTCATTTGGAGATGAATTTTAG
- a CDS encoding type IX secretion system membrane protein PorP/SprF, translating into MKRLLIFLFLLLIVNFVARAQQDPQFSQNMFNHLTINPGFAGKSDAINASLLNRFQWVGFPGAPVTTVFNADATVGLIGQEDGIGFSVMNDKIGYETNISVSLMYAWRTDVGNGKLGTGISIGLMNKNLKPGWSSDAGAGLIDQGDPLIPQSEVNALVPDVGLGVYYETKDYYLGLSVKHLNQAAYSYEESGKYSLVRDYYFSGGYNICLSDPLFEVQPSLLFKTDAASYQVDLDLNVRYDKRIWGGLGYRLNDAVIVLLGTEFRNGIKLGYSYDLTISPLARYSSGSHEFFVAYSFNLNRRREQKYKSVRFL; encoded by the coding sequence ATGAAGCGATTACTGATATTTTTGTTTCTTTTACTTATTGTTAATTTCGTTGCAAGGGCCCAGCAGGATCCTCAGTTTAGCCAAAATATGTTCAACCATTTGACTATCAATCCGGGATTTGCAGGAAAAAGTGACGCAATTAATGCTTCCTTGCTCAATCGTTTTCAATGGGTAGGATTTCCAGGAGCGCCAGTTACTACCGTTTTTAATGCAGATGCTACCGTTGGCCTGATTGGCCAGGAGGATGGTATTGGGTTTTCGGTAATGAACGATAAGATTGGTTATGAAACAAATATCTCGGTCAGCCTGATGTATGCCTGGCGTACTGACGTAGGGAACGGAAAATTGGGAACCGGAATTTCCATTGGATTGATGAATAAAAACCTCAAACCAGGCTGGAGTTCTGATGCCGGGGCCGGTTTAATCGATCAGGGAGACCCGTTGATTCCTCAAAGTGAGGTAAATGCTTTGGTTCCTGATGTTGGGTTGGGGGTGTATTATGAAACTAAAGATTATTATCTGGGCCTGTCTGTAAAACATTTGAACCAGGCCGCATATTCTTATGAAGAGAGTGGAAAATATTCGTTGGTAAGGGACTATTATTTTTCCGGAGGATACAATATTTGTTTATCCGACCCGTTATTTGAAGTACAGCCATCGTTATTGTTTAAGACAGATGCTGCCAGTTATCAGGTTGATTTGGATCTTAACGTGCGTTATGACAAGCGCATCTGGGGAGGCCTTGGCTATCGACTGAATGATGCTGTAATCGTTTTGCTCGGGACCGAGTTTCGAAATGGAATAAAATTAGGTTATTCATATGATTTGACCATTTCACCGCTTGCCCGCTACAGTTCGGGTTCTCACGAGTTTTTTGTCGCTTACTCGTTTAACCTGAACCGAAGAAGAGAACAGAAATATAAAAGTGTTCGGTTTTTATAA
- a CDS encoding arginase family protein, with translation MLNDLLIPANELTVVRLFQGASDSLGMQLVHSGPWAGNEKLKVAILGIPESRLSRFDGLENAPDLIREQLYQLTSVSEPALVADIGNVRPGNTPADTYAAVRMIVESLVAKGVQVLVFGGSQDLTLPLLAGKQKSGQILTVIDDRPDYKAGEEFGADENFLGKLPADTTLHLLGTQAYFSSPDKTEDLLKQYRGSQLPLGDLRENIRESEPMLREADVISFDFGALKAHEAPGQQRLSPNGLYGEEACQLAWYAGMSTRLNITGIFGYAPSLDLQRWGAVMAAQIAWYFLKGAVKQKDEEPRGEAPDFLHLLVTVEGLDEPIVFLKHPQSGRWWMEVNSKKNEEVRIACSENDYLLAQKNEIPERWIRHWGIG, from the coding sequence ATGTTAAACGACCTGCTTATTCCGGCTAACGAGCTGACTGTCGTCCGATTGTTTCAGGGCGCTTCTGATTCTTTGGGAATGCAATTGGTCCACAGCGGGCCTTGGGCAGGGAATGAGAAACTGAAAGTAGCGATTCTGGGTATTCCGGAAAGTCGTTTGTCACGATTTGATGGATTGGAAAATGCTCCCGATTTGATTCGGGAGCAGTTATATCAGTTGACTTCTGTTAGCGAACCTGCACTTGTTGCTGATATCGGTAATGTGCGTCCGGGAAATACACCTGCTGATACGTATGCGGCTGTTCGGATGATCGTTGAATCATTGGTGGCGAAAGGCGTACAGGTTTTAGTTTTCGGCGGAAGCCAGGATTTGACGTTGCCTTTACTAGCCGGAAAACAGAAATCCGGTCAAATCTTAACTGTGATTGACGATCGCCCTGACTACAAAGCTGGAGAAGAGTTTGGTGCGGATGAGAACTTCCTGGGAAAGTTGCCGGCTGATACAACCCTTCATTTGCTGGGTACACAAGCCTATTTCTCTTCCCCTGATAAAACCGAAGATTTACTGAAACAATACCGGGGCAGCCAACTGCCGTTGGGAGACTTGCGTGAAAATATCCGCGAAAGCGAGCCAATGTTGCGTGAGGCTGATGTAATCAGTTTTGATTTTGGTGCTTTAAAAGCACACGAAGCGCCAGGCCAACAGCGGTTATCGCCCAACGGGCTTTATGGCGAAGAGGCTTGCCAATTAGCCTGGTATGCAGGAATGAGTACCCGCTTAAATATCACAGGTATATTCGGTTATGCACCATCACTCGATTTACAACGATGGGGTGCCGTAATGGCCGCACAAATTGCCTGGTATTTTTTGAAGGGGGCGGTAAAACAAAAGGATGAGGAACCTCGGGGAGAAGCACCTGATTTCCTGCATTTGCTGGTCACGGTTGAAGGACTGGACGAGCCAATTGTTTTCCTCAAACATCCCCAATCCGGAAGATGGTGGATGGAGGTAAATTCGAAAAAGAATGAAGAAGTCCGAATTGCCTGTTCTGAAAATGATTACCTTTTGGCGCAGAAAAATGAAATCCCGGAACGTTGGATTCGTCACTGGGGCATTGGATAA
- the topA gene encoding type I DNA topoisomerase — translation MEENLVIVESPAKAKTIEKFLGKNFQVTSSFGHIRDLDKKDFGVDVENKYQPRYIVSDDKKKVVSDLKKMVRNSRRVWIASDEDREGEAIAWHLMEVLKLDPDSTNRIVFHEITKDAIVQAIESPRRLDKNLVDAQQARRVLDRLVGFEISPVLWKKVKPSLSAGRVQSVAVRLIVEREREINNFVSTSSFRVRALFLVPDKSGRMAPLEAELDKRFKTAAEAKAFLEKCSSADFDIADIVTKPAKKSPAPPFITSTLQQEASRKLGFPVSMTMSVAQRLYEAGQITYMRTDSVNLSNLAIGSAKAMITELYGEKYVKTRQFKTKAKGAQEAHEAIRPTDLSKENISGSQQEQKLYNLIWKRTIASQMADAELEKTTVTINVNGAQEHFVANGEVLKFDGFLSVYLESTDDEGQNEEQKGLLPPLNKGQKLDLDNIIASERFTLKPPRYTEASLVRKLEELGIGRPSTYAPIITTIQNRNYVVKEDRPGVERKYKTILLKDSNVQEEEKTEITGAEKSKLFPTDIGLVVNDFLLKYFPRIMDYNFTASVEEQFDDIALGGLPWYEMIDAFYRPFHENIEEVLNVSERTRGERILGNDPVTGKEVSVKIGRYGAFAQLGEASEESDEKPQFASLRSGQSIETILLDEALELFKLPRDVGEYEGKKVVIGIGRFGPYVRHDGKFVSLKKDVDDPYTINLERSIELIEEKREKDRKAIIKVFVEEPEIRVLQGRWGPYISFDKNNYKIPRGTDAEKLTLEDCRKIIEKGPTSGKKGAKKTAAKKTTTKKASTTTKKKTSTARTKTAKTTKKKTK, via the coding sequence ATGGAAGAAAACCTAGTCATTGTCGAGTCGCCTGCAAAGGCAAAAACGATAGAAAAATTCCTGGGGAAAAATTTCCAGGTTACCTCCAGTTTCGGACACATCCGGGACTTGGATAAGAAAGATTTTGGTGTAGATGTCGAAAATAAATACCAGCCGAGGTACATTGTTTCTGATGATAAAAAGAAAGTCGTCAGCGACCTGAAGAAAATGGTCAGGAATTCCAGGCGAGTCTGGATAGCATCGGATGAAGACCGCGAGGGAGAGGCTATTGCCTGGCACTTGATGGAGGTCCTGAAACTTGACCCGGATAGCACTAATCGTATTGTTTTCCATGAAATCACTAAAGATGCCATCGTTCAGGCAATCGAAAGTCCGCGGAGGCTGGATAAAAACCTGGTGGATGCTCAGCAGGCCCGTCGGGTACTCGACCGGTTGGTGGGATTTGAGATTTCACCGGTACTTTGGAAAAAAGTAAAACCATCGCTGTCTGCAGGCCGTGTGCAATCCGTTGCGGTGCGTTTGATTGTGGAGCGGGAACGTGAGATCAATAATTTTGTCAGTACTTCTTCCTTCCGCGTTCGGGCCCTATTTTTGGTCCCTGATAAGAGTGGGCGAATGGCCCCGCTCGAAGCAGAACTCGACAAGCGTTTTAAAACAGCCGCTGAAGCGAAGGCATTTCTGGAAAAATGTAGTTCCGCTGATTTCGATATTGCCGACATTGTCACCAAACCGGCAAAAAAATCACCTGCACCCCCATTTATTACTTCGACCTTACAACAGGAAGCCAGCCGGAAACTTGGTTTCCCCGTGAGCATGACCATGTCGGTTGCTCAGCGGTTATACGAAGCCGGGCAGATTACCTACATGCGTACAGATTCGGTGAACCTGTCGAATCTGGCGATTGGCTCTGCGAAAGCAATGATTACTGAATTGTATGGTGAAAAATATGTAAAAACGAGGCAATTTAAGACAAAAGCAAAGGGTGCACAGGAAGCACACGAAGCGATTCGCCCGACCGATTTGAGCAAGGAAAATATTTCTGGTTCACAGCAGGAGCAGAAGTTGTATAACTTGATTTGGAAGCGGACCATCGCTTCTCAGATGGCAGATGCCGAGTTGGAAAAGACAACGGTAACTATCAATGTAAACGGAGCTCAGGAACATTTTGTGGCCAACGGCGAAGTCTTGAAATTTGATGGTTTTCTGAGCGTCTACCTTGAATCGACGGATGATGAAGGACAGAATGAGGAGCAGAAAGGATTACTTCCTCCATTGAATAAAGGCCAGAAACTGGATCTTGATAACATTATCGCTTCAGAGCGTTTTACGTTGAAACCACCGCGTTACACGGAAGCAAGCCTGGTTCGGAAACTGGAAGAACTGGGTATTGGACGTCCATCAACATATGCGCCCATTATTACCACTATTCAGAACCGGAATTATGTGGTGAAAGAAGATCGTCCCGGCGTTGAAAGAAAATATAAAACCATCCTGTTGAAAGACAGTAATGTTCAGGAAGAAGAAAAAACAGAAATAACCGGGGCCGAGAAATCAAAGCTTTTCCCAACGGATATTGGCTTGGTTGTGAATGACTTTCTGTTGAAGTATTTCCCACGCATCATGGATTATAATTTTACCGCTTCCGTCGAAGAACAGTTTGATGATATAGCCCTGGGCGGATTGCCATGGTACGAAATGATCGACGCATTCTATCGTCCCTTCCACGAAAATATCGAAGAGGTGCTCAACGTTTCCGAACGAACCCGCGGCGAACGTATACTTGGGAATGATCCGGTGACCGGGAAAGAGGTGTCGGTTAAGATTGGACGCTATGGAGCATTTGCCCAGCTTGGTGAAGCTTCTGAAGAATCGGATGAAAAGCCTCAGTTTGCCAGCCTTCGCAGCGGGCAGAGTATCGAAACAATTTTGTTGGACGAGGCGCTTGAACTGTTTAAACTGCCCCGCGATGTTGGTGAGTACGAAGGAAAGAAAGTGGTGATTGGTATAGGTCGGTTCGGGCCTTACGTGCGCCACGACGGGAAATTTGTCTCCTTGAAAAAAGATGTGGATGATCCGTACACCATTAACTTGGAGAGGTCCATCGAATTGATAGAGGAAAAAAGGGAGAAAGACCGGAAGGCTATCATTAAGGTGTTTGTTGAAGAGCCGGAAATACGAGTTCTTCAGGGACGTTGGGGCCCTTATATCTCTTTCGATAAGAACAATTACAAAATACCCAGGGGTACCGATGCTGAAAAACTGACATTGGAAGATTGTCGGAAAATTATTGAAAAAGGTCCAACGTCGGGGAAAAAAGGAGCGAAGAAAACTGCTGCCAAAAAGACAACAACGAAAAAGGCATCGACAACAACGAAAAAGAAAACATCAACAGCCAGGACAAAGACGGCAAAAACGACGAAGAAGAAAACCAAATAA
- a CDS encoding penicillin-binding protein 1A, translating to MTENKKPFRKYLIAFWSLYALGVLGVIVLFTLIAKGDLGFMPTFEELENTEPALASEVYTDDGEVLRKFFKENRTYVRYEDLSPNLVNALVATEDVRFYQHSGIDLRGLFRVAKGVLTGNDSAGGGSTISQQVAKMLFPRERYENKIDFIIRKFREWVIAVKLERSFTKEEILTMYLNKFDFLNLAVGVKSAAQIYFDTTPDSLNVDESATLIGMAKNPSLFNPVRRPEMVLGRRNVVLSQMTKYGYLTPAAYDTLKIKPLDLKYKKEDFKSGPGTYFTEYLRVTMTASKPDRSNYASWQDEKFKEDSIEWQTNPLYGWCSKNLKPDGTNYDIYDDGLKIYTTIDSRMQRYAEQSVVEHLSTDLQPTFFSKLKELKHPPFSDDLSVNQIEDILDREIRKSERYRVLHERGLNFEEIKKEFNKPAEMNVFSWKGEVDTTMTPLDSIKYYLSYLRSSMMTMDVKTGAVKAYVGGPNYKYFMYDMVTGGKRQVGSTVKPFLYTLAMQNGYSPCTLVPNTEQTFYLPDGTTWTAKNASSERDGQMVTLKWGLANSVNQISAWIMKKFNPQSMKNVMRKMGIISPIDAVPSMFLGTSDISLYEMVGAFGTFGDHGVYTKPYFVDRIENKDGNVLARFTPQQHEAIDQKTAYLMLNLMEGVVNEGTSRRLRWHPVYGHLTADIAGKTGTTQNQSDGWFIGITPELVTGVWTGADLRSIHFKGIHFGQGANMALPIYGRFMNKVYADSTLNLSQDSRFDRPPNFNINLNCDEMDKQNSQKNKTTTQDDFF from the coding sequence ATGACAGAAAATAAAAAACCATTCAGGAAATATCTCATAGCGTTTTGGAGTTTGTATGCTCTCGGCGTATTAGGAGTTATTGTTCTGTTTACTCTGATTGCAAAAGGAGATTTGGGTTTCATGCCCACATTTGAGGAATTGGAAAACACCGAACCGGCCCTCGCGTCGGAAGTTTATACCGATGACGGAGAAGTGCTCCGGAAATTCTTCAAGGAAAACCGGACCTATGTTCGTTATGAGGATTTAAGTCCAAATCTTGTTAATGCCCTTGTCGCAACCGAAGATGTGCGTTTTTACCAACATTCCGGGATCGATCTTCGTGGCCTTTTTCGTGTTGCAAAGGGTGTACTTACCGGGAATGATAGCGCCGGTGGAGGCAGTACCATTTCTCAGCAGGTTGCAAAAATGCTTTTCCCGAGGGAGCGTTACGAGAATAAAATTGATTTCATTATCCGGAAATTCAGGGAATGGGTGATTGCCGTTAAACTGGAACGGAGTTTCACGAAAGAGGAAATTCTGACCATGTACCTGAATAAATTCGATTTCCTGAATTTGGCCGTTGGTGTAAAATCGGCTGCTCAAATTTATTTCGACACAACTCCCGACAGTCTGAATGTGGATGAATCGGCAACGTTAATTGGGATGGCCAAAAATCCGTCCCTGTTCAATCCGGTCCGCCGTCCCGAAATGGTACTTGGCAGGAGAAATGTTGTGCTTTCGCAGATGACAAAATACGGCTATCTGACACCCGCTGCATACGACACGCTGAAAATCAAACCACTGGATTTAAAATACAAGAAAGAAGACTTCAAAAGCGGTCCCGGCACCTACTTCACAGAGTATTTGCGCGTAACGATGACCGCATCGAAACCCGACCGCAGCAACTATGCATCGTGGCAGGACGAAAAGTTCAAAGAGGATTCGATTGAATGGCAGACCAATCCATTGTACGGCTGGTGCTCTAAAAATCTGAAACCAGATGGCACCAATTACGATATCTACGACGATGGCCTGAAAATTTACACAACCATCGATTCCCGGATGCAGCGATATGCCGAACAATCGGTCGTAGAACATTTAAGTACCGATCTACAACCCACTTTTTTCAGCAAATTGAAGGAACTAAAGCATCCACCGTTTTCAGATGATCTGTCGGTCAACCAGATTGAAGATATCCTTGACAGGGAAATTCGCAAAAGCGAACGTTACCGGGTACTTCATGAACGTGGATTAAACTTCGAAGAAATTAAGAAAGAGTTTAACAAACCTGCCGAGATGAACGTATTCTCCTGGAAAGGAGAAGTGGATACCACCATGACGCCGCTTGATTCCATCAAGTATTACCTAAGCTACCTCCGTTCGTCCATGATGACGATGGATGTAAAAACCGGTGCAGTGAAAGCGTATGTCGGTGGCCCCAACTACAAATATTTCATGTACGACATGGTAACCGGCGGAAAGCGCCAGGTAGGTTCCACCGTGAAGCCGTTCCTTTACACGCTGGCCATGCAGAACGGTTATTCGCCCTGTACATTAGTTCCGAATACCGAGCAGACGTTCTACCTTCCGGATGGAACAACCTGGACGGCGAAAAACGCTTCATCGGAGCGCGATGGACAAATGGTTACCCTGAAATGGGGATTGGCCAATTCGGTGAATCAAATTTCGGCCTGGATCATGAAAAAATTCAATCCGCAATCCATGAAAAACGTAATGCGGAAAATGGGGATTATCAGTCCTATCGATGCTGTACCCTCAATGTTCCTGGGAACATCAGATATTTCGCTTTATGAAATGGTCGGAGCTTTTGGAACATTTGGAGACCACGGTGTTTATACCAAGCCCTATTTCGTTGACCGGATTGAGAACAAAGACGGAAACGTCCTGGCCCGGTTTACGCCACAGCAGCACGAAGCGATTGATCAGAAGACAGCATACCTAATGCTGAACCTGATGGAAGGCGTTGTCAACGAAGGAACCAGCCGGCGTTTGCGGTGGCATCCGGTTTACGGTCATCTAACCGCTGACATTGCCGGTAAAACCGGGACCACACAGAACCAATCAGACGGTTGGTTTATTGGCATCACGCCGGAACTGGTAACCGGGGTTTGGACCGGAGCTGATTTGCGGAGTATTCACTTCAAGGGTATTCATTTCGGACAGGGGGCCAATATGGCACTCCCGATTTACGGCCGATTTATGAATAAAGTGTATGCCGATTCAACGTTGAATTTGTCTCAGGACTCCAGGTTCGACCGGCCGCCGAATTTCAATATCAACCTCAATTGCGATGAGATGGATAAGCAAAATAGTCAGAAAAACAAGACAACGACCCAGGATGACTTTTTCTAA